A region of the Deltaproteobacteria bacterium genome:
GAAGGCCACTTCCACCGCCCGTAGGAAGGCCGGCTGAAGGGTAAAGAAACTCCAGAAGGATGGGCGTCTTTCTTTTTCTTCGATCCGGGCCATGACCCTGGTGGCAAAACCGAGGGGTGCCTCGAATTTTTCTGCAGAACCCAAAAGATGGTGGATCGCCATTTGCCCTTCCATGGCTTCTTGGCAACCCGGACAAGCACGCAGGTGGTGCTCAAAGGTCCTTTCCTCCTGGGGATCAAGGTCTTGGTCCACATACCGGGAGATCATTTGTTTTACTTGTGCGCATTCCATTTTTTTTTCTCCAATTGCTTAAACGGTCAGGATCCGATTTTGTTCCCAATTATTTTTATCAGGGAAGATTCATTTTCCCGGCAGTAGCCGGCGTAACTCTTCCCGTGTTCTCGACAGCCTCGATTTAATTGTCCCTACGGAGGTGTGCAGCACCTCGGCCATTTCCTCGTAGGAAAGCCCTTCAATCTCCCGCAGGACAATAACGGCCCTCGAATCTCCGGGCAATTGGTCCAGGGCCGTCTGGATGGCCCTGCCGATTTCCTTCGATTGGTAGTGTTGCTCGGGGGATGGTTCGGCCGATGGTAAGGCCTCCACCAGGGATTCGTCTTTGAGGGGTTCGGGGCGCAATTTTCTTTTATGGTCGAGACAGGTATTGACCGCGATGCGGTAAAGCCAGGTATAA
Encoded here:
- a CDS encoding zf-HC2 domain-containing protein codes for the protein MECAQVKQMISRYVDQDLDPQEERTFEHHLRACPGCQEAMEGQMAIHHLLGSAEKFEAPLGFATRVMARIEEKERRPSFWSFFTLQPAFLRAVEVAFALVIMFIGMVSGNLLVTGKTPERPVTVQESFSLDLFQATPPDSIGGIYVSLAGGNHER
- a CDS encoding sigma-70 family RNA polymerase sigma factor gives rise to the protein MNAKDENLLIRQFKAGDLSIFEILIKKYQDRIYNLCRYLLGHPQDAEDAAQNVFLKAYRNLKHFKPESSLYTWLYRIAVNTCLDHKRKLRPEPLKDESLVEALPSAEPSPEQHYQSKEIGRAIQTALDQLPGDSRAVIVLREIEGLSYEEMAEVLHTSVGTIKSRLSRTREELRRLLPGK